GTTGACGAGATCCCTTCAGGACATATTGAATCGTTTTCACGAGAAAAATTCCCATTTGGCCGGAATGAAAGCCTCGGATTTAATAGCGGCTTTAGAGATATCGCTCACGAAAAGACAGTCTCAGGAACTGCTAAGGCTTTTCGTAAACAGAGGTCTAATAGAGACTGACGGAGAGATTGTAAGGCTTCCCGGAGCCTCGCCGGTGTTGGATGAAGGGATACTAAAAGATAAAGATAAACTGCTTTCCTATTGTGAAAACAAGGGGTTTCAGTTTTCCTCTGTAGAAGAAGCAATAAAGGAATTAAATTGGGATAAAGACAGGATGAACAAAACACTCGACGTCGCAAAACAGCAGGGAGAGATCAGAATAATTGGCGGAGAGTTTTTGTTATCCAAAAGAATCGAAGAAAAAGCCTTGGACATCCTGCGCACTCTTCCTGAGATAACCATAGCTTCCATGCGCGATACCACTAACGTCAGCAGAAAATACATACTGCCACTTCTCGAGGACTTCGATGCCCGTGGCATCACGAGAAGGATAGGAGATAAGAGAGTTTTACTCAAAAAGACGTAGTGAATAAGCTGCTAGAACGGCCTTAGGATGCAAACGCAGCCTTTAAGGCACCATGCTTTAGCAAGGCCTGAGTACCGCCGCCTTCGCTTACAACTTGGCATACAAGTTCTGGATCGCATACCCTAACGCCAAACAGTCCTACAATGCGCTTGAGGCTAATATCGCCTAACAACTCAGGCCATAGTGGGGTAGAAGGCCCGATGATCGCAACACGACCTGTACAAAGGTCGAGCAGATGATCTATGGTCTTGTTGATAAAGGCAGTGCCAGTTATAAAGACAGCATCACAGCGTGGCAGTTCCCACTCCGCTGCCCAATCGGGAAGCACATTTTCGGATTGGTGCGAAGGGTTTCGTTCAAATATAAGCAGCTTTTTTGCCCGTTCTGCAATATGGCGGGCCAATGGGGTAATGTTTCCAATCATCCCAACGACATCATCTTTGTCTATTTTCAATAATTCTATTGGTTCGATCTCCTGAAGGGGCGCATCTTCAGAAAACACGGCGTTTACCGTCGCAAGACCTATGGAGGACGCTATGGGATCTGCCGTCGCCAAACCTCGCGCCAGCTCTAAAGCAGGCCTCCCCGCCAGAGGACCCGACCAATTAAACTTGTTGCAGCACTGTCTCTCATCCAAAGTAGCAGCCAGGCCACAGCTGCCATCGGACAACACCACACAGGTGTACCGCAAACCGATTGCTACTTTTTCAACAGTGAGTTTGGCAAGTTTCGCTTCTATGGAAGCGATAAGATTATGGACTATCATAAAGGCACACTTCCTTAACAATATGTATTTTATTACAAAATATCATAAATTCAATTCACAGCATATATTTACTTTATATTTTAATATTAAAAAGAATCTATAAATCTATACTCGTATAGCTTTCAAAAGCAAATCGATCGAAATCAAATCCTTTGGAAGTTTAGCCCTCACAGTCTTGCGGGGGTCGACCAATTGACATATCTCGAGATCCATCGCCATGCTGGCAAGCATGTAAGCATCATGCCAATCCAGATCCAATGCACCTTCAAAAGCTCTTACCGCCAATCTCGTTGCCTCATAAAAAGCCTTGTTTATGTCTTCATCCGAGACTACTATGTATAACCAATCTTTCGTCTCAACACAGGGCCACATCGGTGCCAATTTATCTAACGCTTTAAAGCTTACTGTCACATTGCCGGCGATCTCGCAAGCAGCAACACAGACCTCGCCATCTCCCATCACTGCATGAAGGTCCCCCAAGCCGAACAAAGCGCCGTCGCAACTGACCGGAAAATAAACGGTAGCACCTTCCGTTATCACAGTGGCATCCATATTCCCGCCGTGTCTTCCCGGAGTGCCCGTAGGTGTATTTTCTGGTGTGGCAACGCCTATTACACCTATCATCTTTTTTAAAGCCAGATTTAAATGCTTGAACTTCAGCTGATCGGAATGTATATCACAGATGACGGTTCTGGCTTCTTCTGCCATGTCGCCAAGGACGCCCTCTTTAGGTATCGTAACAATAGTTCCCTTTTGTTTAAGATCTATCTTATGGATGGTTACTGATAAAGCATCGCCTTTTTTAGCACCCTTTACGTAAATCGGTCCTGTGGCCGGGTTTATTCTTGAAAAATCTATTTCCGAAACCAACTGATCTTCCTCGATGATCTGATTAGAAAAACAATCCTTTGCCTCAATTTGAACCAAGACGTCTTGATCGACGGTGGCGGCGGGAGATAATTGGGGATCGAAGGAGAAAAAAGTAGACTCACTGCTTACCACGACATCCGGTTTTTGACAGCAGTTCATATCGCTCACTCCTTTTATTTTATCAATACAGCATGTAAATTAAAATTTAAGCTACAATTATGTTTTGGTCAAGCAAGCAAATTATATTAACAAATCGCTGTTAGCCGTGAGCCTCGAGCACAACCTCATCTCCTGGCTTAACAATGCCACCGCCGACTACCTCGAGGAAATAGCCCACCTTTGGCAGCAGACACCATCCGCGGTAATCGTATGTGTGAGGTTCATCCGGCCTTTTGCCCTTTTCTATTACCAGCAAGACCACGTCGCGGCCGATTTTAAGGCGGCTTCCTATTGGAATTTCATCGGGCAATCCCTCTATCACCAGGTTTTCTGCCAAGGACCCCGGCGGAAAGGAAAAGCCCGCCTCTTTTTCGGCGAGCTTTATATCCTCATATCTCAATAAGCTGACCTGTCGTGACGATATGCCAAAATGGGAATCCCCCTCTATGCCTCTTCCTTCGATAAATCGTGCCTGCACTACAGGCTTTTTGGGTTCCTGTCTGTTTGAGCTGACACAAACTGCTAAAACGCGCGCCATTGCTAAAAACCTCCTAATTCAATAGCTTAAACCCATATCTTGCCATCCTTTACGACAAGTATATCATCCAAATAAAGTTCAGGGCTCCGCATTACAGCATCTACATGAACGCCTGCAGCAACTTTTCCGCCAAAGGTGTCATTGCTTCCCATCGCTATATGGACAGATCCATATATCTTTTCGTCTTCTAGGATAACCCCGGTAAGACGAGCCTTATCGTTGGTCCCGATGCCAAGTTCCGCCAAATTACGCGCATTAGGATTATCACCCAAAACCTCAAGCAGGCGATCGGCGCGATCACCTTTCACATCCAAAAGTAACCCTTGGTCAAATTCCAGGATGAGCGGAGAATCAAGAAGCCCAATCCCAACGCAAGAGCCGTCTATAAGAACGCTCCCCGTCGCAGTGCCCTCAAGGGGTGCTATGTATGCTTCGCCTGAGGGCAAATTTCCCGATTCTCCCTTATTGCGGTAAATTCCGGTGCTTGGCACGCCACGCCTTCCTTCGAGCGAGATTAAAAGCGTATGCTTTCCGGTAACAATCCTGGCCGATCTTGCCTTATCCAGCAAAACAGTAACATTTTTGGTCAATTTTTCTACTTTTTCATAGTCGGCATTTATCGGGCCATTAAAAAACATATCTTCAGTGATCCCTGGCATGGTGGCAATTCGTGTCCCACAACTGCAGGCATTTTTCCGTGCCTGCGTGTGGGTAAGAGAAGCACTGGTAGGTGCCATAACCACATCCGACATCGCCATAGCCTTTGCCACCAGCTCGTCGGGTTCCATGCCGCTTCTTTCAAGTTTTTGCATGCAAAGTAAGAAAGACCTTGCTTTTACCTCCATGCCAGCCTTAAAGATAGCATCGCCGATGCCCTGCGTAGCATTATCACACAGGACAAGGAGCCTTTCGCCCTCTACTATGCCCATATTTACTATTAAAAGCTTCTTTGCAATTTCCATCAAACTTTTAAGTTCGCTCATCATGATCTTTTCCTCACTCAAGCAATTCCCTGGCTATGCGGCTTGCGACGGTCCTGGCCAAGATAACGGGACATGAGGTAATTTCTCTTGCATGCTTTTTCATCTTGGAAGTGTAGCCTATACAATCCATTACTATTATTTGCGCTCCCCATTCGGATAACTCCATAGCGCCCCTTGCTATTGAGGCATCAGACTCTACGTAAGGTGAGGCAGCCACTATCCGAAGGTCCTTTGTCACGGCAGACCATCTTTTGCGCGATTGCTCTATTTGGTCCTTTGAAGGGGTAAATACGCCTAACTTCAAACCTTCTCCAACTGCCTTGGTTACCTCAAAAAGCATTTTTTGGGGTCTCAAAAGAAAACCATTTGCGCCAAAATCAGGAAATTCTCCAGTGCATAGAAGCAAAACCACGTGAATGCCGCTTTCAAAAAGCTTGCCGATCTTGTCGCAAAGCAGGGGAGTGATGTGCTTTTCTGCAACTTTGACGGATGTGCCGTCACGAAGCCTGGTTACCAATACATAATCTCCTTCTATTGGAGCTAACTTGGCAATTTCTTCTTTACCAAGTCCGTCTAGCGCCCCGGCCTCCACAATTTCAATGTCAGGCCCCAAAATCGGTTTTATGTCCACCATAACGTCGCTTCTTGGCGACTGTCCTATTGTTACGGCACCAATTCTATACATTGTTCATTCTCCCTTTATAAATACAATTCAAGTGATCCGGGGCCCCTGGGCCACAACGCAGGCATTCTTTTAAGGAATCCTCGATTCCACTGGGCGATGTACCTTTGATGGAACAAATATATTCCATGAAGTCGCTAGCCCACGATTTGTCTCCCTCTATCAAAAAAGTGGTGCTACCTGCGCCTTCGTAAATTCCACCTCGTCCTATCACCGTTACACGCGTGGCACCCAGTGCATAGATGCCATCGACCTCGCTAAAGACCTTGCCTACAATTGGAACTAATCCAACTGACATGCCCATAGACATATCCGGTACGTTTCGTCCACACCTGGACATCGCTTCTCTCAAAGAAAAGGGGCAATATTTTTCAAGCCCTGCCGCTACGATGATAGGCACTCCCTCGACATGCAAAAGAGGAAGAATTCTGCCTGGCTCACCCCCGAAAAAACGACCTGCCATCATAGCTGCATTTCCGTCCCCATCTATGATATTTGCTCCGCAAATTGCCAAATCGCTTGGTCCCATTTGAGATACTATCTCCTCAAGGTGCCCATCCGCCGTTTCAGGTTTGCCGTTTCTAATCACAATGGAATGCGGGCCTTCAACATTACCTTCGGCCGATACGGCACCTCTCTCGGTTATCCTTCCAGATATCCTTAGCTTAATTCCAACCAAGTCCTCCGAAACTGCAGATACTGTTGTTCCCCCTTTTAAGAGTAAGATCCCTTGCTTCATTACACGGTTGACTTCCGGTAACGAGGAAATGCCTCTTGCTATGACCCTTTTCCCCTCTTCTACGGTAAGTGTAACTTGAATTTTCATTTATTTTATCTTTCCTAAGGTCTGTAAATGTCTCATATGTCCATAAAGCGAGATTAATCTGTCGAATTCCGCCGCATCGTAAAAAGATACCTTTCCTTCACCGTAGTACTTAGCGACCTCAACGCTAAACCTAACCGCCTCGTCAATATCCATGGCCTGCGTAGCGCCCGTTGCACACCCCGGGACCGGCACCTCGGACGTCAAGGCCACTCCTACTACTGGTGCAGAGGTTGCGGTACAGGGCTGCAGTATGCTGTTTAGATGATAAACGTCGTTGCCATAGGGCGTGATATCCTGCATGGTTATGGGAAATACCACCGCCATTTTCCCGGTAATATAGCTCATTATAGACAACAAATCCTCGCTCACTCGCAGTATCCATCCCTCTTTTACAGTCGGCGATATGGCAAAACCGCGATGGTTTATGACTCTGTTTCCACGAGTCGTGTCAATCGAAAGCACAGCGTCCAACTCGCTGGTAATTTCTTCTTTGTTAGCCATCGCCATATCGATAGGGGAGCCCATGAAGGGAACGGGATCGTGTGGCTGGGTGGGGGCATCTGGACATATGTGAGTAGAGATGAAAACATCTCCCTTTAAGATATCTCCCTTGCTATACATATCACCTAAAAGCATGGCAGTAGCTACGGCAGCTATGCCTCCATCGGCGTCGGAGACCAAGCCAAGCCTTTCCGGTCTTGCGCCTATGCCGCCAAGCCTGCCGACTATGCCAAGCGTTGGAGCAGTACCTCCGGATCTTTTGCCCTCTTTTCCGGGTATCCAAACCTTTACAAAATCAGTCTTCCCATTTGGACCAGTTACTGACTTTACCTCAACATCTTTAAGCCCTGTCT
The window above is part of the Acetomicrobium thermoterrenum DSM 13490 genome. Proteins encoded here:
- a CDS encoding DUF364 domain-containing protein, encoding MIVHNLIASIEAKLAKLTVEKVAIGLRYTCVVLSDGSCGLAATLDERQCCNKFNWSGPLAGRPALELARGLATADPIASSIGLATVNAVFSEDAPLQEIEPIELLKIDKDDVVGMIGNITPLARHIAERAKKLLIFERNPSHQSENVLPDWAAEWELPRCDAVFITGTAFINKTIDHLLDLCTGRVAIIGPSTPLWPELLGDISLKRIVGLFGVRVCDPELVCQVVSEGGGTQALLKHGALKAAFAS
- a CDS encoding DUF1177 domain-containing protein; amino-acid sequence: MSLKWTIEAIDLLSSPKVNGQDVKEVLVKTGLKDVEVKSVTGPNGKTDFVKVWIPGKEGKRSGGTAPTLGIVGRLGGIGARPERLGLVSDADGGIAAVATAMLLGDMYSKGDILKGDVFISTHICPDAPTQPHDPVPFMGSPIDMAMANKEEITSELDAVLSIDTTRGNRVINHRGFAISPTVKEGWILRVSEDLLSIMSYITGKMAVVFPITMQDITPYGNDVYHLNSILQPCTATSAPVVGVALTSEVPVPGCATGATQAMDIDEAVRFSVEVAKYYGEGKVSFYDAAEFDRLISLYGHMRHLQTLGKIK
- a CDS encoding acetamidase/formamidase family protein; this encodes MNCCQKPDVVVSSESTFFSFDPQLSPAATVDQDVLVQIEAKDCFSNQIIEEDQLVSEIDFSRINPATGPIYVKGAKKGDALSVTIHKIDLKQKGTIVTIPKEGVLGDMAEEARTVICDIHSDQLKFKHLNLALKKMIGVIGVATPENTPTGTPGRHGGNMDATVITEGATVYFPVSCDGALFGLGDLHAVMGDGEVCVAACEIAGNVTVSFKALDKLAPMWPCVETKDWLYIVVSDEDINKAFYEATRLAVRAFEGALDLDWHDAYMLASMAMDLEICQLVDPRKTVRAKLPKDLISIDLLLKAIRV
- a CDS encoding MOSC domain-containing protein; the encoded protein is MARVLAVCVSSNRQEPKKPVVQARFIEGRGIEGDSHFGISSRQVSLLRYEDIKLAEKEAGFSFPPGSLAENLVIEGLPDEIPIGSRLKIGRDVVLLVIEKGKRPDEPHTYDYRGWCLLPKVGYFLEVVGGGIVKPGDEVVLEAHG
- a CDS encoding aminopeptidase, with protein sequence MMSELKSLMEIAKKLLIVNMGIVEGERLLVLCDNATQGIGDAIFKAGMEVKARSFLLCMQKLERSGMEPDELVAKAMAMSDVVMAPTSASLTHTQARKNACSCGTRIATMPGITEDMFFNGPINADYEKVEKLTKNVTVLLDKARSARIVTGKHTLLISLEGRRGVPSTGIYRNKGESGNLPSGEAYIAPLEGTATGSVLIDGSCVGIGLLDSPLILEFDQGLLLDVKGDRADRLLEVLGDNPNARNLAELGIGTNDKARLTGVILEDEKIYGSVHIAMGSNDTFGGKVAAGVHVDAVMRSPELYLDDILVVKDGKIWV
- a CDS encoding AroM family protein; this encodes MYRIGAVTIGQSPRSDVMVDIKPILGPDIEIVEAGALDGLGKEEIAKLAPIEGDYVLVTRLRDGTSVKVAEKHITPLLCDKIGKLFESGIHVVLLLCTGEFPDFGANGFLLRPQKMLFEVTKAVGEGLKLGVFTPSKDQIEQSRKRWSAVTKDLRIVAASPYVESDASIARGAMELSEWGAQIIVMDCIGYTSKMKKHAREITSCPVILARTVASRIARELLE